AACTCAGATTCTGAAAGAGCATTCAAAGAGGCTTGAGGAGCATTCAAAGAGGATTGAAGAGCAAACTCAGATTCTGAAAGAACATTCAAAGAGGCTTGAGGAGCAAACTCAGATTCTGAAAGAGCATTCAAAGAGGCTTGAGGAACATTCTCAGATTTTGAAAGAACATTCAAAGAAGCTTGAGGAACATTCTCAGATTTTGAAAGAACATTCAAAGAGGCTTGAGGAACATTCTCAGATTTTGAAAGAACATTCAAAGAAGCTTGAAGAACTCTCTCAAGGCAATAAAATCCTGATGGAAGAAATCCTTGCCTTAAGAAAGAGACAGGATGTGCAGATTGGTGCCCTCGGGGCAAGATGGGGAATTAAATCAGAGAAAACCTTTCGCAATGCAGTAAAAGGGCTTCTTGAGGAAACCTTTGGGGTTAAGGTAGAACATTATGAAACAACTGATTTAGAAGGTGAGGTCTTTGAAGGTTTTCCTGGAAAAAGGGTTGAAATTGACCTTATTATTAGAGATGGTGAGCTTATTGTAGCTGAGATTAAATCTTCCGTTAGTCCTGCTGATGTCTTGCTTTTTGAGAGAAAGGTAAAGTTTTTTGAGAAAAAAGAAGGGAGAAAAGTCACAAGAAAGATAATAATTTCACCTATGATTGATGATGAGGCAAAGAACTTTTGCAAAAGTCTTGAGATAACCTTTTACACTGATGTCCCTGATAAAGAAGAAGGATTATAAGAGAAGCAAAAAATTTACAAGTTTTAGTTGAAAAGTATAGAATTCCTTTGTCAGATTTATCAGATTGTTTTGGAACAAGTGGTCTTTTAAATACTACTAACAATTTAGCAGAAATTTTTGCAGATGGATCTGTATAACTACTTGGATAGGTTTTGATCCTTCCAAGAAAAAATAAGAGAAGTAAGAGGTAAGAGTAGGGGAAGCCCTTTTGTGTTTGCCAAATCTTAGTCAATCTGTCCAATAATTTAAAGGAACATATAACAGGCAAACGCCACAAAGGGGAAAACACATAGGTTTGCTTTTACTAAAAAAGCCAATTTAAAAAGAGGCAAATCTTAAGTCTCAAAGGATAGAGACGCATACAGTAACATAGGCAATCTTGCCTGTGGAGGTAAATTACACTCCAATGTATGAAAGAAACACAGACAAGAATGTCTGTGCTACAACAGACCCACAAAAAAATTCAAGGGGTATAAAATTTTAAACCCCTACTATTTAAGTCTCAAAATACCTGGACACATACATGTTCTTGACAAGTTTAAAATGAATATTTATAATATAAAAATAAAGTCTATGAATTGTAGAGATATGAAAACTTATAAAATTTTGATTGAATCGTAGATGTATGGAGAAAGTGGATCAAATTTCCTTAGCTGAATTACCTGAGGCTCTTGTTGAAGAGATGCTCTTAAAAAGTGAAGCTATTGGAAATGTGCTTTACAATTCTTTGAGGGAAATCCAGGAGAAAAAAACTGAAATACGGAAACAATTGCAAGAAGGGAATATCTTGAAACGGGATTCAGAAGTTGGTTATCCGGGGATACCTACAACTTGTGGTGTAGATGGTTCTTATGCAGTGGATAGACTTCTATCAACTGATCTTGCTGCTTGTGCGGCAGTTGCAATTGAAGGATTAACACCACCTTCTGAAAAAAGATTCTGGGAAAAACCTCACCACAGAGTCTTTATTCATCCAGAGAAGCACGATCCAGACACAGCCACAGTGCTCAGAGGATTAATGATGGAAATGGAACTTGAGCTTGCAGTAAAAGCTCCTCATGATATAGTTTTTTTAGACGGTTCTCTTACAACACCTTTGATATATATGAATCAGGCAATAAATAAAGTATTAGAATGGGAAAATGAAGGAGTTATTACAGAAATAGGTAAAGAGTTAAAGAATAGATTTCGGCAGTTTCTTACTGATTATAAAACCATTTTAGAATCCGCAAGAACCGACAAATTATGGGTAAGTTTACCTAAATATACTACAAAAAGAGAATTAGGTAAAATGTTTAATTGGCCGGCTAATTATGATGACCGAGCTATCTTGACATACATTTTATCTCCCGGTGAATTTACTTCTCCAATTCCTTTAGAAAAACCTTTACAACCATGGCATTTAAAAATTCCTTTTAATGACAAAGAGCTTGAAAAATTAAGAGACGAAATTATTTCAGCAATGAATAATATTTATGTTATGTATTACAGATCTCATAATTGGAAACCAGTTTTCAGGATTGAGATGGCATCTTTTATTGCCAATGATATTTCTCGTATAGCGATCTTGCTTCAGGGCCTCAAGTATCAAACTGGAACACCCGGAATAATAGAACCCTATCCTCTTTATATAGCAGACAGAATGGTAAAACATCTTAGTAAGGCTGTATCTGCTTCAAGACAGACAACTACCAGAAGAATGATGGAATTACACAATGGGGATATTGGAGAGATTTTATTTGGCATGCACAATTATAGAACCGAAAGCGGGAGATGAATATGAGTAATCAAAGAATAAATATAGAACAATTAATCAGCACCTCTGAGAAAATTGGAACAATAGGTTCTCCCTCTTCTACCAGTGAACTTTCCTTAGATATTCTTGGCACTGCTGTTGGGAAAAAATTAGTAGGTGAGCTTGCATTTTTTAGATTTTTTCAAGATGGGAAGCCACATTATGCATTGGGACAAATTACAGAAGTTCAACTACGGAATATCTGGCTTGAAGATCCTACAATGAGATCTCTTGCAAGACAGAGGGGTCAGGTCAATCCTGTTAGTGGACAACAAGATACCCACCTTGGAAATATGACAGTAAGTGCGGTATTCAGTGACAATGGAAATAGATTTGAACCGAGTATTTTAGGAACTGTTCCAGCTACAGGGACTTTTATCTATTTAGCAACTGACGATATTTTAGATAGGTTGTTAGAACAATATAGAAAAGAGATATTTTATTTGGGTCATGTTTATGGTTCAAAACCAAAGCTTCCACTCTGGTTCAAGCATTTTGGGACAGGAGCACACGGAGCTGGCGAGGCTTATCACATAGGGATTTTTGGTAAAACTGGTTCTGGTAAGTCTGTTTTGGCTAAGATGATTCTCCTTGCTTACGCAAGATATTCTGATATGGCTATATTTATTATAGACCCACAGGGTGAATTTTCAAAAGACGCCCGAGGAGAAATGAGAACAGAAGGATTCTCCTTAAATTTATCCAAGGCTCTTTCACATTTGAATAAGAATGTAATTATTAAAAGTGTCAAAAATTTAGTTTTGGATAGATGGCTGCTTTTTAGTGAAATTCTTTATGAATCACTATTCTTTGAACGTCTATCAATTCCAGAGGGAGAAAATCGAAGAATAGCCTCCGAAGTTTTAGCAGAAAAATTACAGGAGAAAAGAGTTAGATTAGAGGATTTACATAAACCTGAATCTTTTAACTATGCCTGGGAAACTCTCGGTGATAGCAATGTTCAAATGCTATTCTACAGGAGCCAGGAATCTCGCAATAGATTCAACACAGTTTATAAAAAAGCAAATAGAGATGAATTTTATAAAAATTTCTGGTTACCAGTAACTGAATTATTCAAAAAGGACCGTCCTAATGCTGTTAGTGTAGATGAGTTAATAAAAGAAACTTTCAAGATGCAAGAAGTAAATCTTTTTGGTATTCAAAGACCAGTAGTAATTGTAGATTTGTCAAAAGAGATGGCTACCGGCCTTTTTTGGAGTGATACGATCCAGGCATTGGTGATAAAGAGATTATTAGATGGGTTAACATATTTAGCCGAAAGGGCTTACCAAGAAAATAGATTTTTAAATACACTTGTGATATTAGATGAGGCCCATAGATTAGCCCCAAGGGAAAAAATTGAAAATGAAAAACAAGATTCAGTAAGACTTTCACTTCTTGACGCAGTAAGAACTACAAGAAAATATAGACTTGGATGGATGTTTATAAGTCAGACTTTATCAAGTTTACATAAAGAGATTATTAGTCAATTAAGAATCTTCTTTTTTGGTTTTGGTCTGTCTCTGGGTTCTGAATTTATGTCCTTAAAGGAAATTGTTGGTGGTGACCCTAATGCCCTTAAACTCTATCAATCCTTTCGTGACCCGCACTGTGCCTTTGACTTAGCCTCAAGACAATATTCTTTTATGACTATTGGTCCTGTCTCACCTCTCTCTTTCGCAGGAACACCTTTATTTTTCACAGCTTTTAACACACCAGAGGAATTTCTAAAGGCAAATAACTTAAGATATGAATGAAAAGTCTTTCTATTAGTAGTTAACAATCCTGAAAAAATGGATTCACAAGAACTAAAAAATAAAATTATTCAGGCTTTAGAGGAGCAGGGATTTAAAATAAATCCTCATTTAAGACTATCAGAAGTTAACAAAGTTATTTATCGTCAGGTTCAACAAAAAGCAAAGTTTGAGCAAATATTGAAACATAAAAAATTTTTAATAAATTCTATAAAAAAAGTGACAAATTATTGTAGAAATGGGTCTGAAATTATTCCCGGGGAAATTTCTTTAGAATTAAGAGAAGTTAAATCAGGTTCTATTGAAGAAATTTTATTTAAGTGGTGGAATTTAATCTGGTGGAGTATTCCATTTCAACGATCATATGGTCGTCAAATGAGATTTTTGATGTGGGATACAACACATGATATGCCATTTGGTTTAATATGTTTGCAAAGTCCTGTTCTAAAAATGTCTGTTCGTGATAATTATCTCGGCATATCTAAGGATGAATTAGATATATGGGTAAACAAGTCATTGAATGCCCAACGAGTTGGAGCTTTACCTCCATATAATGAACTATTAGGTGGAAAAATGGTTGCTCTTGCTCTGACATGTAATGAAATCAGAGAGGCTTATAAAAAAAAATATGAAAATAGTATTACAATTCTTAAAGGAAGAAAATTAGAACCAGAACTTTTATTTATTACTACCACAAGTGCCTTTGGAAAAAGTAGTTTATATAATCGATTAAAATATAATGATGAAATAGTAGCAAAAAGTTTGGGGTATACACGAGGTTCTGGAACATTCCATATTCCAGAAAAGTTATATCAAGAACTTGTAAAATTTTTATCTCTAAAGGGTATCAATACTACAAGAGGATTTGGGAATGGGCCATCAAAAAAACTTAAACTAATAAGTCTTGCTTTAAAATATCTTGGATTATCTAAATTTGAATATCATGGAATTAAAAGAGAATTCTATTTATTTCCGCTTGTGAAAAATTTAAAAGAAGTTATTAGTAAAAAAGAAGAACCTATCTGGTATGACAGACCATTTGAGAAACTGGTTGATTTTTGGAAGGAAAGATGGGCATTACCAAGAGCTAAAAGAGTCCAGAAGTGGAAAAATTTTGATAAAAATAAATTCTTTTATGAAGTTGAGAGACTTTTAATGGAGTTATAATAAAAAATTTTTTGAATATGAACTTTTTAATATAGATAATTCTTTTAAAGTCATGCCAAACCCAGAAAAATCTTCAGCAAAGAGGGTAGTATTATAAATTTTAGTTTTCGTATAAAAATGAGGGAGGATTAAAATTAAGTCAAAAACCTTGGTTAATTTTAGAGAAATTTTGGTAAAATGCCCTTCTGGAAGCTCCCCAAAAACTAACCAGGAAGGCAAAGATAAAAAGACTTTAATTTAATTTTTCCCAGAAAAAGCCCTTGATATTCCTATCCCCTGAAGAAAACTCTATCCCTATAAGATAAATCTCTTTGAATGAACCCTCATACTTCTTATGATACCCCTTCTCCTTAAGTTGAACTAAAGCTTTACCCTCTCCCCCCTCTCCCCCCTCTCCCTCAACCACCTTGAACTCAAAAAGATAAACCCTATCCCTATAGAGCACCGTCAAATCTATCTGACCCTTATTCGTTATATCCTCAGGGATCACCTCAAGCCCTGACCCACATAAAAAGGCATAAAAACAACTTGCATAATACCCCTCATAACGAGAAAGCTCATTCTTCCTGAACCAATCATGGGGTATCCCTGCATAAAGACCCCTCAAGAACCTTCTTCATCTTCTCAAAATCCCTCTCCCTCACTGCCTCAATCATCTTAAGAGATAGCCTTGGTCTTTCTGAACTGAGCTGAGTAAAATAAGAAAAAAGAACTCTATTTAAACTAATCTTTACCTCTTTATTCGGATAAGAAAGCTTATAGAGAATTAACCCTTCCTCTTCAATAGTTTCTTTAATGGTCAAATAACCCACCTGAAAGAGAAGGTTTTCTGGCTCAATATAGTCAAGGTCAAAGGTGCCAATAAGGTCATCAGTTGCAGTAAGGTCTTCAAGCTCGGGAAGATAAAAACGTTTCTCAAGAAGAAGTTTCATAAGAAAACTTGGAGTCCCAGTTTCAAACCAGTAGGGGTGGAATTTTTTTTCCTCTAAATAGAGAAGGATATCAAAGGGATTGTAGAGAGGCTCCCCAAGCCAGGAATAACCATTATACCAGCATTTTATAAGCTTTAAATCCTTATCTTGCAGTTCCTCTCTGAAAACCTCTTCAAGTTCCTCTTGAGTGTATCCACAGATAGTTGAATACTCCTTGCTTAAAGTAATATCTCTTAACTGATTTAGACCTGAAAAAAGAGAAACCTTTGAGAATTTTGAAACCCCTGTAATAAAGACAAACTTTAAATAAACATCGGCATCCTTTATAACCCCATAGAGATTCTTTAAATGCTCCCTTAAGGTTAAACTTAGTTCCTTGTTTTCTATGCGATCAAGAATGGGTTTGTCATATTCATCTATCAGAACTACAACCTTAGTTTTATATTTTTCATAGGCCTTTTCAATAAGATCCTCAAAAGAAGACCTATAATCAGAGGAATCTTCCCAATCTATTTCAAGTGTTTTATAGTTTTTCTTAAGAATTTTTCTTATCCGCAAAAGGAAATCTTCTTCACTTAAGATATTGCCAGCACCAAAACTTATGTGAATAACAGGATACCTGATACTCCAGTCCCAGTTCTTCTCAAGATAGAGCCCCTGGAAAAGATCTTTTCTTCCGAGAAAGGCCTGCTTAAGGGTGTCCACAAAAAGGGATTTTCCAAATCTCCTTGGGCGGGAGAGAAAATAGTAAGTTCCCTCTTCAACAAGTTTTGCCACAAAAGGTGTCTTATCCACATAATAATAGGGTTCACTTCTAATCTTTTCAAAACTTGAAATCCCGGTGGGAAGTTTTTTCTCCATAACTTTATTTTAAGGCCTCTTTTTTAAAAAATCAATGTTAGCTTTTACTTATACAATCTCCTTTTTAACTAAGGAAGCCCTATGTAGGATTTAAAATTTTAAACCTTGTAAAAGTTCAAGATTTTGAACCCCTACATTAATGCAAAAGAACACATAACAGGCAAACACATGGGTTGTCCTTACAAAATACAGGTTTTTTTCCTATAACCGAAGTAGTAAAAAAATCCTTTTAAGTCTCAAAAGATATGGACGCATACAAAATCTTGGCAAAAGAGGGATTGAGGTTTATATTTTATAGCATGGCTATTCTTTTTGGCCCTGTTAAATCAAGGCGCCTTGGTTTATCCCTCGGAGTTGAGCTTGTTCCCAAAAAAATCTGCTCCATGGATTGTCTTTATTGTGAAGTGGGAAAAACAGATACACTTACTTTAATCAGGGCAGAATATATTCCCTGGGATGAGATTGAAAGGGCCCTTTATCTTGCTAAAGAAAGGGAAGGGGAATATGATGTTTTAACTTTTACAGGAAGCGGGGAGCCAACTCTCAATATTCATTTTGAAAGGGCCATTTATTTTGCTAAAAGTCTAATTAAAAAACCCATAGCTGTTTTAACCAACAGTAGCACCATTCACCTGGAGAGTGTCAGAAAAGCCCTGGCTGAGGTAGATTTAGTGCTTGCCTCTCTGGATTGTGCATTAGATAAGTCCTTCAAACTTTTAAATAGACCAGTTAAAGAATTAAAGCTCTCTACAATTATAGAGGGTTTAAAGGGCCTTCGCGAAATAATGAAGGGCGAGCTTTGGCTTGAGGTCTTATTTGTAAAGGGAATTAATGATCAACCTGAAGATCTAAGGGCTTTAAAGGAGGCTATTTCCAAAATTAAACCCCATAAAGTCCAATTAAATACAGTTGTCAGGCCTCCTGCCTATAGGATAGCTCAACCTCTTACTTTTGAAGAACTTGAAAGAATTATGGTCTTCCTTGGAGAAGGTGCTGAGATTATTACTCCCAAAGAGAAGATATTAAAACCTCTGGGTATTAAGGAAGATTTAAATGAGAAAATCCTTGATTACTTAGCAAGAAGGCCAGCTCCTCTCACGGAGCTTACAGCCATTTTTGGTGAAAATAAAGAATTTTCAAGAATCTTGGAAGAGTTAGTTTCTGCAGGAAAACTTAAAAGGGTCCTCCATCAAAAAGAGATATTTTATTCTACTTAAAAGTTCGGTGAGTTCTTTGACTTTTCCTCAAGAGCAAAGAAGTTTATACAAAAAAATCATTGAGGCCTTGCTTTTTTGTGCAGGGAAACCTCTTAAGATTAGAGATATTCAAGGAGTTCTTGAAAATATCTCCCCATCTGAGATTGAGAATATTCTTGAAGAATTAAAACTTGATTATAGTAATAGAGGCTTAAGAATTGTAGAGGTAGCCAATGGCTACAGGGTTGAATCTGCTCCTGAGGTTTCTGAATATTTAAAGAAATATTTTCAGCCTCAAGGTATGAAATGGACACGGGCCCTTCTTGAAACCTTAGCTATTATTGCCTATTTTCAGCCTATTTCAAGGGCAGAAATCTCAGCCAAAAGAGGTGGGGTAGAGGTGGGGCCCTTTTTAAAAAGTCTTCTTGAAAGAGGCTTTATTAAAATAGTTGGAAGAAAAGCTGTTCCTGGAAGGCCTGCTCTTTATGGCACAACTTCTTTTTTTCTTGAATATTTTGGGTTAAAATCTCTGGAAGATTTACCACCCCTCGGGGAAATGGAAAAACTTCTTCAAAAGGAGGAGGCAGAATGATAGGTATCGTTGATTATCAGGCAGGTAATTTAACCAGTGTAGCAAGAGCCCTTGATTATCTTAAAATTCCGTGGGTTATAAGTTCTGATCCAGAAAAACTCAAATCCTGTGAAAAAATTATTTTCCCTGGAGTAGGGGCTGCCTGTTCTGCAATGGAGAGTCTTATTAAATTTGGACTTGACGACTTTTTAAAAGAGGCCTTCTATAAGGGAGTCCCGATAATGGGAATTTGTCTTGGCACACAGATCATTATGGAGGAAAGTGAAGAAGATGGTGGGACAAAAACCCTTGGACTCATCTCTGGTAGAGTGCTCAGGTTTCCCTATCCCCTTATTGAGGATGGTAAGCATTTGAAGGTGCCTCATATGGGATGGAACAGTGTTTCCTGGCTAAAGGAACACCCGCTTTTAAAAGAAGTTGAGCCTGATTATGAATATTACTTTGTCCACAGTTATTATCCTCAGCCTGAAAATTCAGATATTGTTCTTGGTGTCACATCTCATGGAATAACCTTTCCCTCTGGTCTGGCTTACAAAAATTTGGTTGCCTTTCAATTTCATCCCGAAAAAAGCGGAAGACCCGGGCTAAAACTGATAAAAAATTTCTATGAATGGAAGGTTTAGACCTATTTTTTAATAGGCGCTAATACAGCAATCATCTGTCTTCCTTCGAGCTTGGGTGGAGACTCTACCTGAGCTACTCCTTCAACAGCCTGAAAAATAGCGGCAAAGACTCTATCTGCCATTTCAGGGTGAGAAAGCTCCCTTCCTTTAAAGACAACCCTTACTTTAACCTTATTTTTATCCTCAAGAAATCTTAAAATGTGTTTAATTTTTACCTCTAAATCGTGTTTATCTGTCTTAGGGCTTAATTTTATCTCCTTTACCTCCACAACTGCCTGTTTCTTTTTAGCCTCTTTGGCTTTTTTTGCCTCATGGTATAAAAATTCACCAAAATCCATGATTTTACAGACAGGTGGAGTAGCAGAGGGTGCAATTTCAACCAGATCTAAGCCATATTCCTCTGCCATGCGTAAGGCCTCCCTGAGGGGGACTATCCCTATTTGTTTTCCCTCTGGACCTATCAAGCGAACCTCCTGAGCCCTAATTTTTTCATTAACCCTATACTTGTGCTTTAAATCCTTTTGCATGCCCTCCTCCTAAATTAATTTTATCACCCCCTTTTGAAGATAGCTCTGGGACCTTTAAGCTGTATCTTTTGATAAAAACTGATAGTAAAACGCTGAGTTTCATCAAGAGGATAGGGGTTGACTTTCAGCTTTGAGACTTTGCAGAAAATCAGCCAGACTTACACCCTGCATAACTTCACCTGATCTTTTCCTTATGCTAAGGCACTGAACTTCCTCTTCTTTATCGCCAAGGATGATCATGTAAGGCACCTTTTCAAGCTGAGCAGCTCTAATTTTGTAATTGATCTTTTCGCTCCTGAAATCTCTTTCCACTCTGAAACCTGTTTTTTTAAGTTCTTGAGTTACCTTTTCTGCATAGGGGATATTTCTATCTGTCAGGGTTAAGACTTTGATTTGCACAGGAGCAAGCCAGAAAGGAAAGGCCCCAGCATGATGTTCAATTAGAACGCCAAAAAACCGCTCTAAGGAACCAAGAAGGGCTCTATGAATCATGATGGGCCGATGAAATTGATTGTCCTCTCCAACATAAACCAGGTCAAATCTTTCAGGAAGATTAAAATCCACCTGAATAGTTGAACATTGCCAGAAACGCCCAAGGACATCTTTTATTTTAAGATCAATCTTTGGACCATAAAAAACTCCCTCTCCAGGGTCTATTTCATAGGCCAGGCCTTTATGCTCTAAGGCCATCTTAAGGGCCTCTTCAGCTTTATTCCAAATCGCAGGTTCTCCAACAAATTTCTCTGGCCTGGTTGAGAGATAAATCTGATACTCATTAAACCCAAAAAGTTTAAGAAAATAAATCACCAAATCTAAAACCTTTATTAATTCTTCTTCCAACTGGTCTTCTCTACAGAAAATGTGAGCATCATCCTGAGTAAAACCTCTAACCCTTAGGAGCCCGTGCAAAACTCCACTTCTTTCAAAACGATAAACTGTTCCCAGTTCACATAGTCTTAAGGGAAAGTCTCTATAGCTTCTTCTTTTTTGATTGTAAATATAAATGTGAAAGGGACAATTCATGGGTTTTACTTGATAAGTGCGATTTTCCAGTTCCATAGGTGGAAACATATTTTCCACATAAAAATCCAGGTGACCTGAGGTCTTCCAGAGGTCTCGTAAGGCAAGATGGGGGGTATAAACCAGCTGATAATCCCTTTTCAAGTGTTCCTCTTTCCAGAAATCTTCAATTATTTTCCTCACAAGAGCCCCTTTAGGAAGCCAGATAACAAGGCCGGGCCCGATGTCTTCCTCAATGGTAAAAAGTTCAAGTTCCTTTCCAAGTCTGCGATGATCCCTTTTTTTGACCTCTTCTAACCAATTGAGATAATCTTTAAGAGCCTCTTCAGTAAAAAAGGCCGTGCCATAGATTCTCCAGAGCATGGGATTTTTCTCATCTCCCCTCCAGTAAGCTCCTGCAATTGAGAGAAGTTTTATAGCCTTTACCTGTCCTGTTGAAAGAAGATGCGGGCCTCTGCAAAGGTCAATAAAATCCCCTTGAGTATAAATGCTAACTCTTTCATCGGGAAGTTCTGTAATTAATTCAAGCTTAAAGTCTTCATGTATCTGGGAAAAGAGCTTTATAGCCTCCTCTTTGGAGAGCTCTTTTCTCTCTAAAGGCAGATTTTTTTTAATTAGTTCCTTAATTTTTTTCTCAAGCTTTTTTAAATCCTCCTCTGTAAAAGGTCTCTCAAAGGCAATATCATAATAGAAACCATCTTCTATAGCTGGACCAATGCCAAGTTTTGCTCCTGGAAACAACTCTTTAACTGCCTGAGCCAGAATATGAGATGCGGTATGCCTTAAGACCTCTAAGGCCTCAGGGGAGTCCTGATAAAGAGGATCAAGTTGTAGCTCTTGAGCGCTATCAGGCAAAGGTGTATGCCAGTCATAAATCTCGCTATTGAGTTTAAAAGCCAGGGGTAGCTCTTGAGACTTTTTTAATTTTTTAATTTCAGAAAGAAGAACCTTGAGAGGCTGATTAGGTGGAAGTTGGAATTCTCCCAGATTTTTGATAAGAATTTTCAATGTTTTCTTTTAAATCTCCTTTAGGTGTATATATTAATGGTAGGCGCGGGCGGGATCGAACCGCCGACCTCTTGCGCGTCAAGCAAGCGCTCTCCCACTGAGCTACGCGCCTTTCCTTGATAGCTATTTAAAATAACCAAAAAAATTCCTTTGTCAAGAGGGTGTATGCGTCCATATCTTTTGAGACTCTATAGGATTTTTCTGCCACCTTTTCTGGTTTTCCACCCTTCTTTTTTTGTGAAATGTAGAAATAATATAAAAGGATAAACTTGTAATTTGAAAAAAGGTGGATTAAATTTTTTTAAAAATTTGGAGCTAACTTTATTGCAATGACCTCTGTTTTTAACAAATTTTCCAAGGAATACGATTTATGGTATGAAAAAAATCAAGCGGTCTATATCTCAGAGATTTCAGCCATAAGGCCTCATTTAATAAGTGGCCTATCTCTTGAGGTGGGAGTTGGCTCAGGAAGATTTGCTGAACCACTAAAAATTGATTTCGGGCTTGACCCATCCTTTGAGATGCTTCGGCTTGCTAAAGATAGAAACATAAAAGTTGCAAAGGGAATTGCAGAAAAACTACCCTTTAAATCCGAAATTTTTAATGTAGTTTTACTCGTAGTAACCATCTGTTTTTTAGAGGATCCCGAGATGGCTCTAAAGGAAGTTAAAAGAGTAT
This window of the Caldimicrobium thiodismutans genome carries:
- a CDS encoding Druantia anti-phage system protein DruA, coding for MDSQELKNKIIQALEEQGFKINPHLRLSEVNKVIYRQVQQKAKFEQILKHKKFLINSIKKVTNYCRNGSEIIPGEISLELREVKSGSIEEILFKWWNLIWWSIPFQRSYGRQMRFLMWDTTHDMPFGLICLQSPVLKMSVRDNYLGISKDELDIWVNKSLNAQRVGALPPYNELLGGKMVALALTCNEIREAYKKKYENSITILKGRKLEPELLFITTTSAFGKSSLYNRLKYNDEIVAKSLGYTRGSGTFHIPEKLYQELVKFLSLKGINTTRGFGNGPSKKLKLISLALKYLGLSKFEYHGIKREFYLFPLVKNLKEVISKKEEPIWYDRPFEKLVDFWKERWALPRAKRVQKWKNFDKNKFFYEVERLLMEL
- the scpB gene encoding SMC-Scp complex subunit ScpB, with protein sequence MSSLTFPQEQRSLYKKIIEALLFCAGKPLKIRDIQGVLENISPSEIENILEELKLDYSNRGLRIVEVANGYRVESAPEVSEYLKKYFQPQGMKWTRALLETLAIIAYFQPISRAEISAKRGGVEVGPFLKSLLERGFIKIVGRKAVPGRPALYGTTSFFLEYFGLKSLEDLPPLGEMEKLLQKEEAE
- a CDS encoding DNA double-strand break repair nuclease NurA — translated: MEKVDQISLAELPEALVEEMLLKSEAIGNVLYNSLREIQEKKTEIRKQLQEGNILKRDSEVGYPGIPTTCGVDGSYAVDRLLSTDLAACAAVAIEGLTPPSEKRFWEKPHHRVFIHPEKHDPDTATVLRGLMMEMELELAVKAPHDIVFLDGSLTTPLIYMNQAINKVLEWENEGVITEIGKELKNRFRQFLTDYKTILESARTDKLWVSLPKYTTKRELGKMFNWPANYDDRAILTYILSPGEFTSPIPLEKPLQPWHLKIPFNDKELEKLRDEIISAMNNIYVMYYRSHNWKPVFRIEMASFIANDISRIAILLQGLKYQTGTPGIIEPYPLYIADRMVKHLSKAVSASRQTTTRRMMELHNGDIGEILFGMHNYRTESGR
- a CDS encoding radical SAM protein, whose product is MAILFGPVKSRRLGLSLGVELVPKKICSMDCLYCEVGKTDTLTLIRAEYIPWDEIERALYLAKEREGEYDVLTFTGSGEPTLNIHFERAIYFAKSLIKKPIAVLTNSSTIHLESVRKALAEVDLVLASLDCALDKSFKLLNRPVKELKLSTIIEGLKGLREIMKGELWLEVLFVKGINDQPEDLRALKEAISKIKPHKVQLNTVVRPPAYRIAQPLTFEELERIMVFLGEGAEIITPKEKILKPLGIKEDLNEKILDYLARRPAPLTELTAIFGENKEFSRILEELVSAGKLKRVLHQKEIFYST
- a CDS encoding ATP-binding protein; the protein is MSNQRINIEQLISTSEKIGTIGSPSSTSELSLDILGTAVGKKLVGELAFFRFFQDGKPHYALGQITEVQLRNIWLEDPTMRSLARQRGQVNPVSGQQDTHLGNMTVSAVFSDNGNRFEPSILGTVPATGTFIYLATDDILDRLLEQYRKEIFYLGHVYGSKPKLPLWFKHFGTGAHGAGEAYHIGIFGKTGSGKSVLAKMILLAYARYSDMAIFIIDPQGEFSKDARGEMRTEGFSLNLSKALSHLNKNVIIKSVKNLVLDRWLLFSEILYESLFFERLSIPEGENRRIASEVLAEKLQEKRVRLEDLHKPESFNYAWETLGDSNVQMLFYRSQESRNRFNTVYKKANRDEFYKNFWLPVTELFKKDRPNAVSVDELIKETFKMQEVNLFGIQRPVVIVDLSKEMATGLFWSDTIQALVIKRLLDGLTYLAERAYQENRFLNTLVILDEAHRLAPREKIENEKQDSVRLSLLDAVRTTRKYRLGWMFISQTLSSLHKEIISQLRIFFFGFGLSLGSEFMSLKEIVGGDPNALKLYQSFRDPHCAFDLASRQYSFMTIGPVSPLSFAGTPLFFTAFNTPEEFLKANNLRYE
- the hisH gene encoding imidazole glycerol phosphate synthase subunit HisH gives rise to the protein MIGIVDYQAGNLTSVARALDYLKIPWVISSDPEKLKSCEKIIFPGVGAACSAMESLIKFGLDDFLKEAFYKGVPIMGICLGTQIIMEESEEDGGTKTLGLISGRVLRFPYPLIEDGKHLKVPHMGWNSVSWLKEHPLLKEVEPDYEYYFVHSYYPQPENSDIVLGVTSHGITFPSGLAYKNLVAFQFHPEKSGRPGLKLIKNFYEWKV
- a CDS encoding PD-(D/E)XK nuclease family protein, encoding MQRAKKSVISKVALKEMLIRDLPELLKEDPLLRDYVASLFKENFAEKRTTEEEIKALLEEIKNLRIESEKRWEEHSKRFEEQTQILKEHSKRLEEHSKRIEEQTQILKEHSKRLEEQTQILKEHSKRLEEHSQILKEHSKKLEEHSQILKEHSKRLEEHSQILKEHSKKLEELSQGNKILMEEILALRKRQDVQIGALGARWGIKSEKTFRNAVKGLLEETFGVKVEHYETTDLEGEVFEGFPGKRVEIDLIIRDGELIVAEIKSSVSPADVLLFERKVKFFEKKEGRKVTRKIIISPMIDDEAKNFCKSLEITFYTDVPDKEEGL
- the infC gene encoding translation initiation factor IF-3 codes for the protein MQKDLKHKYRVNEKIRAQEVRLIGPEGKQIGIVPLREALRMAEEYGLDLVEIAPSATPPVCKIMDFGEFLYHEAKKAKEAKKKQAVVEVKEIKLSPKTDKHDLEVKIKHILRFLEDKNKVKVRVVFKGRELSHPEMADRVFAAIFQAVEGVAQVESPPKLEGRQMIAVLAPIKK